Proteins from a single region of Symphalangus syndactylus isolate Jambi chromosome 12, NHGRI_mSymSyn1-v2.1_pri, whole genome shotgun sequence:
- the VSIG8 gene encoding V-set and immunoglobulin domain-containing protein 8: protein MGVGGAFHLLLVCLSPALLSAVRINGDGQEVLYLAEGDNVRLGCPYVLDPEDYGPNGLDIEWMQVNSDPAHHRENVFLSYQDKRINHGNLPHLQQRVRFAASDPSQYDASINLMNLQVSDTATYECRVKKTTMATRKVIVTVQARPAVPMCWTEGHMTYGNDVVLKCYANGGSQPLSYKWAKISGHHYPYRAGSYTSQHSYHSELSYQESFHSSINQGLNNGDLVLKDISRADDGLYQCTVANNVGYSVCVVEVKVSDSRRIGMIIGAVLGSLLALGCLAVGIWGLVCCCCGGSGAGGARGAFGYSNGGGVGGGACGDLASEIREDAVAPGCKASGRGSRVTHLLGYPTQNVSRSLRRKYAPPPCGGPEDLALAPCTAAAACEAGPSPVYVKVKSAEPADCAEGPVQCKNGLLV, encoded by the exons TGGGAGTTGGAGGAGCATTCCACCTTCTACTCGTGTGCCTGAGCCCAG CACTGCTGTCTGCTGTGCGGATCAACGGGGATGGACAGGAGGTCCTGTACCTGGCAGAAGGTGATAATGTGAGGCTGGGCTGCCCCTACGTCCTGGACCCTGAGGACTATGGTCCCAATGGGCTGGACATCGAGTGGATGCAGGTCAACTCAGACCCCGCCCACCACCGAGAGAATGTG TTCCTTAGTTACCAGGACAAGAGGATCAACCATGGCAACCTTCCCCATCTGCAGCAGAGGGTCCGCTTTGCAGCCTCAGACCCAAGCCAGTATGATGCCTCCATCAACCTCATGAACCTGCAGGTATCTGATACAGCCACTTATGAGTGCCGGGTGAAGAAGACCACCATGGCCACCCGGAAGGTCATTGTCACTGTCCAAG CACGACCTGCAGTGCCCATGTGCTGGACAGAGGGCCACATGACATACGGCAACGATGTGGTGCTGAAGTGCTATGCCAATGGGGGCTCCCAGCCCCTCTCCTACAAGTGGGCCAAGATCAGTGGGCACCATTACCCCTATCGAGCTGGGTCTTACACCTCCCAGCACAGCTACCACTCAGAGCTGTCCTACCAGGAGTCCTTCCACAGCTCCATAAACCAAG GCCTGAACAATGGGGACCTGGTGTTGAAGGATATCTCCAGAGCAGATGATGGGCTGTATCAGTGCACAGTGGCCAACAACGTGGGCTACAGTGTTTGTGTGGTGGAGGTGAAGGTCTCAG ACTCCCGGCGTATAGGCATGATCATCGGCGCCGTCCTGGGCTCTCTGCTCGCGCTGGGCTGCCTGGCCGTAGGCATCTGGGGGCTCGTCTGCTGCTGCTGCGGGGGCTCCGGGGCTGGCGGCGCCCGCGGTGCCTTCGGCTACAGCAACGGCGGCGGGGTCGGCGGAGGGGCCTGCGGCGACTTGGCTAGTGAGATCAG AGAGGACGCCGTGGCGCCCGGGTGCAAGGCCAGCGGGCGCGGCAGCCGCGTCACTCACCTCCTGGGGTACCCGACGCAGAACGTCAGCCGCTCCCTGCGCCGCAAGTACGCGCCTCCGCCCTGCGGTGGCCCCGAGGACTTGGCCCTGGCTCCCtgcaccgccgccgccgcctgcgAAGCGGGCCCCTCCCCGGTCTACGTCAAGGTCAAGAGCGCGGAGCCGGCAGACTGCGCCGAGGGGCCGGTGCAGTGCAAGAACGGCCTCTTGGTGTGA